Within Sorangiineae bacterium MSr11367, the genomic segment CGCCGTGCTGCACCACATCGCCTACGACAAGTGGGCCGTCTCGCGCAACGTCGAGTCGCTCTTGCTCGATGCGGGCGCAAGCTACCAGGGCTACTGCTCGGACATCACCCGCACCTGGGTGAAGGGTACCGGCGCCACGTCGTCGGCCTACCGCGGCCTCATCGAGGGCGTGGAGGCGATGCAGAAGCGGCTCTGCGACGCCGTCAAGCTCGGCACCGGCTACGAGGGGTTGCACGACGAGTCGCATCAGCAGGTCGCCGGCATTCTGCGCGACGTCGGGATCGGACGCGGCAGCGTCGACGCCCTCGTGTCGAAGGGCATCACGCGCGCGTTCTACCCGCACGGCCTGGGCCATTCGCTCGGGCTGCAAGTTCACGACGTGGGTTGCGCCACCGTGAAGCCGAAGGCGGAAAACCCGTTCCTCCGCAACACCTCGACCATCGGCGAACGCCAGGTCTTCACCGTGGAGCCGGGCATCTACTTCATCGCGGCCCTGGTGGAGAAGCTGCGCCAAAGCGCGGACGCGTCCCTCGTCGACTTCCGCCTCGTGGACGAATTGGCACCGCTCGGTGGCGTGCGCATCGAGGACAACGTCGTCGTCCTCGGCAAAGACGCCAAGCAGCCCGTGCTCAACCTCACTCGAGAACACCTTCCGCTGGGGGGGGGTTACGCGGAGGCGCTTTCGTAAGCGAGGTTCACCAGTAGGCGATGCGGTCCCGACCCGCGGCCTTGGCGCGGTAAAGGGCGGCGTCCGCGCGGCTCACGAGCTCGGCGCTTCCATAGCCTTCGCTTGGAAGTGCCGCGGCGACACCGGCGCTGAATGTAATGACGCGCGACGTACCATCGCGAAAGAGGTACGGCCGCTGCCGAAGCCTTTTCTGCAGTCGTTCGGCCACGTCGGCCGCGCGCTCCGCGTCGCAGGCACGCAACAAGAGCACGAACTCCTCACCACCGTAGCGAAAGGCCACATCTTCGCCCCGCAGCACGGAGCGCACGGCGGCTGCGAACTGCGTGAGCACGTGATCACCTGTCTCGTGCCCATAGGTATCGTTGACCGATTTGAAATGATCCAGGTCGACCATGACAATCGAGAACGGTTGATCATGCCGCTTCGAATACGCCGCCGCTTCACGGATGCGCGCTTCGAAGTGCCGTCGGTTGAACAGACCCGTGAGCGGATCGATCATCGCGTGAAGCTCGGCGAAGCGCAGGTCGTAGCGCAGACGCCGTTCGGCCCGTGAGCGCTCGCAGGCCGCGCGCACCTTCGCGGTGAGCACCGCGGTGGAGACCGGCTTCATGATGTAGTCGATCGCCCCGTATTCCACACCGCGTACGATGTCATCTTCCTCGGTCGCACTTGCCGTGACGAGGATGATGGGCGTCGTGGCCGCCGCGGGAATCCGTTTGATGTGACGAATGACGTCGAAGCCATTCAGCCCCGGCATCATGACGTCGAGGATGATGGCGTCGATCAGCTCTGGCTTGGCTAGAACATGCTCGACGGCCTCCCGCCCATCGACGGCCTCGAAGGTTTGAATGCCGCTGCGCGCGAGCGCACGAACGACAAGCCAACGCGCAGCGTCGTCGTCATCGACGACGAGTACGGCACCTACCGG encodes:
- the pepQ gene encoding Xaa-Pro dipeptidase yields the protein MDSSSLTSLYRQHIEDLSQRYGRALAAAGFDGIVIHSGTLQLKSLVDDQYWPLRPTPHFQHWVPVCQPDCAIVLQVGKAPVFIWTRSTSMWEIAPRPETDHFTHVIDIVEPEGADGVKALLPTSGKIAFVGDDRARAAAWGFDDERTNPKKLVDALDELRTTKTDYEIACVGEANRRAAVGHRAVFQAFRSSDRSELDLHLLYLASTGQDDPETPYKNIVALGPHAAVLHHIAYDKWAVSRNVESLLLDAGASYQGYCSDITRTWVKGTGATSSAYRGLIEGVEAMQKRLCDAVKLGTGYEGLHDESHQQVAGILRDVGIGRGSVDALVSKGITRAFYPHGLGHSLGLQVHDVGCATVKPKAENPFLRNTSTIGERQVFTVEPGIYFIAALVEKLRQSADASLVDFRLVDELAPLGGVRIEDNVVVLGKDAKQPVLNLTREHLPLGGGYAEALS
- a CDS encoding diguanylate cyclase codes for the protein MLSSTLQRADAERILSSDDATQRRVQLSVPPVGAVLVVDDDDAARWLVVRALARSGIQTFEAVDGREAVEHVLAKPELIDAIILDVMMPGLNGFDVIRHIKRIPAAATTPIILVTASATEEDDIVRGVEYGAIDYIMKPVSTAVLTAKVRAACERSRAERRLRYDLRFAELHAMIDPLTGLFNRRHFEARIREAAAYSKRHDQPFSIVMVDLDHFKSVNDTYGHETGDHVLTQFAAAVRSVLRGEDVAFRYGGEEFVLLLRACDAERAADVAERLQKRLRQRPYLFRDGTSRVITFSAGVAAALPSEGYGSAELVSRADAALYRAKAAGRDRIAYW